A single Pedobacter sp. PACM 27299 DNA region contains:
- a CDS encoding NADH:flavin oxidoreductase, protein MNTDSLFRPFSLKSLNIKNRIVMAPMTRSFSPNGIPGADVAAYYSKRAAGEVGLILSEGTVIDRPASSNDGNVPHFYGTEALAGWQNVINEVHANGGAMGPQIWHMGIMDNHASGWLPSTPFEGPSGLNRPGFNNGNTMTEADIKAAILAYGAAAAEAKRMGFDTVEIHGAHGYLIDQFFWEGTNLRTDSYGGKTLAERSRFAIEVIKEVRRQVGEDFTIILRLSQWKPADYTYQLAKTPQEMEEWLIPMAEAGVDVFHCSQRRFWEPEFEGSDLNFAGWAKKITGKATITVGSVGLDGEFLKAFAGESAQPSSLDELMRRMERGDFDLVAVGRPLLADPNWVKKIKENRLGELKGFTKAALGQLVMD, encoded by the coding sequence ATGAATACAGATAGCTTGTTCAGACCATTTAGTCTGAAATCTTTAAATATAAAAAACAGAATAGTGATGGCGCCAATGACGAGATCTTTCTCGCCAAATGGTATCCCAGGTGCAGATGTAGCTGCTTATTATAGTAAAAGAGCAGCTGGAGAAGTTGGCTTAATCCTTTCTGAAGGAACCGTAATTGATCGCCCAGCCTCTTCAAATGATGGAAATGTTCCTCATTTTTATGGAACGGAAGCATTGGCAGGATGGCAAAATGTGATCAATGAAGTGCATGCAAATGGCGGTGCAATGGGTCCTCAGATCTGGCACATGGGAATCATGGACAACCACGCTTCAGGCTGGCTGCCTTCCACACCATTTGAAGGCCCTTCTGGTTTAAACAGACCGGGTTTTAACAATGGGAATACCATGACAGAAGCCGATATAAAAGCCGCGATTCTTGCTTATGGTGCTGCGGCAGCAGAGGCAAAAAGAATGGGATTTGATACGGTAGAGATTCATGGTGCACATGGTTACCTGATCGACCAGTTTTTCTGGGAAGGCACGAACCTGCGTACCGATAGTTACGGAGGTAAAACCTTAGCGGAACGCAGCCGCTTTGCCATAGAAGTGATCAAAGAAGTGCGCAGGCAAGTAGGCGAAGATTTTACCATTATTCTTCGTTTATCTCAATGGAAACCTGCAGATTATACTTATCAATTGGCAAAAACACCCCAGGAAATGGAAGAATGGTTAATTCCTATGGCTGAGGCTGGTGTAGATGTTTTTCATTGTTCACAGCGTAGATTCTGGGAGCCGGAATTTGAAGGTTCAGATTTAAACTTCGCAGGATGGGCTAAAAAAATCACTGGAAAAGCAACAATTACCGTAGGTTCTGTTGGACTGGACGGAGAGTTCTTGAAAGCTTTTGCAGGAGAAAGTGCTCAGCCAAGCTCTTTAGATGAATTGATGCGCCGTATGGAGCGTGGAGATTTTGATTTAGTAGCCGTGGGCAGACCATTATTGGCAGATCCAAACTGGGTAAAGAAAATTAAAGAAAACCGTTTGGGAGAACTGAAAGGCTTTACCAAAGCAGCATTAGGACAGTTGGTAATGGACTAA
- a CDS encoding DUF2490 domain-containing protein, translated as MRVYYFLLAFLCLYSSMAIAQTSVQSTGWLFLMNNNKLSKKWGTHLDVQLRTGDQFSHLRNFMFRPGLTYFLNDKSDLTLGYLLNQTYIPQESNADIQLTEHRIWQQYIYRHKLNTLNFSHRFRLEQRFIEQQNGTDVFAQRIRYFARVILPLGKGQQKFERGAFAALQNELMFNVQHNDNVNGHFFDQNRAYLAGGFRFSKQFDLEAGYLNQAQKMRKGQTINHAIQLALYTRF; from the coding sequence ATGCGTGTTTACTATTTTTTGCTGGCCTTCCTATGCTTGTACAGCAGCATGGCCATTGCCCAGACTTCAGTGCAAAGCACTGGTTGGCTGTTCTTAATGAACAACAATAAATTATCAAAAAAATGGGGGACCCACCTGGATGTTCAATTGAGAACCGGTGATCAGTTTAGTCATTTGAGAAACTTTATGTTCCGACCAGGTCTGACTTATTTTCTAAATGATAAAAGTGACCTGACTCTGGGTTATTTGTTAAATCAGACGTACATCCCACAGGAAAGTAATGCTGATATTCAGCTCACAGAACATCGGATCTGGCAGCAATATATCTACAGACATAAGCTGAATACCTTGAACTTTAGCCATAGATTTAGGTTAGAACAACGATTTATAGAACAGCAGAATGGAACAGATGTATTTGCACAGCGCATCAGGTACTTTGCCCGCGTGATACTTCCTCTGGGAAAAGGTCAGCAGAAGTTTGAAAGAGGTGCATTTGCGGCATTACAAAATGAACTGATGTTCAATGTGCAGCACAATGACAATGTAAATGGTCATTTTTTTGATCAAAACAGGGCTTACCTTGCAGGAGGATTCCGCTTTAGCAAGCAATTTGACCTGGAAGCGGGCTACCTGAACCAGGCGCAGAAAATGCGTAAAGGGCAAACAATTAATCATGCCATCCAGCTCGCTTTATACACCAGATTTTAA
- a CDS encoding ArsR/SmtB family transcription factor, which translates to MKQLEIFKALSNKTRLEILQWLKDPAVSFPEQIHAGFEVGVCVGEIQRKSGLTQSTVSEYLSILQRAGLVSSTRVGQWTYYKRNEETFIELSKIIESDI; encoded by the coding sequence ATGAAACAGTTAGAAATTTTTAAAGCCCTGTCTAACAAGACCCGACTGGAAATTTTACAGTGGTTAAAAGATCCTGCTGTGAGTTTTCCGGAGCAAATTCACGCTGGATTTGAAGTAGGGGTTTGTGTAGGAGAAATTCAGAGGAAGTCAGGATTGACACAATCTACTGTTTCAGAATATTTATCCATTCTTCAGCGTGCTGGCCTGGTTTCTTCTACAAGAGTAGGGCAGTGGACATATTATAAAAGAAATGAAGAAACATTTATTGAATTGAGTAAAATTATTGAATCCGATATATAA
- a CDS encoding PAS domain-containing sensor histidine kinase, with the protein MISTSPSKDLSLSGVSSPEYILNLIDVACFQLDVNSVFLYGNKKAVSLFKMGDAAFLGTNAWTFFDKNACEEAFQAIQKAILKREVTITEYFCNQAEIWISLHAIPSETGVVLMFTEINEITKARLQLLEEQRRLKLAQELGNIGYFEGLSKTDPLYLSDELYRIYGYQPKEKLFDFELLCSYFHPDDQNLVRQTFEEHRQEKCAFEHSCRIITAQKETKMIHMKMEFLLDITTGLTRFYGVIQDVTVHHLTKAELKESKDLIESVFNASLLGVSLLKPIRNTDGDIVDFRIEMMSRELEKEAGRGDLIGRHYLTEFPGVKPSGLFDVMLKVMETSIPQQTEYHYNYDGFDAWFSSMFVKMEDGLVVTNVNITTRKIAEQEQSKNLMILEQSEELAKIGSWEYDLSSGAFSWSEGMYQLFKLEHTDVPVPEIYLQYAAPEHTDAAEKIIELMKAGTSGFEESLEILVGKIPKVLKIKASIHRDENGRPLKVLGVDIDMTMQVELFRKNELLQKEIFRTILGTQQAERKRIAEDLHNGLGQLLYGVKLSLAKNMLNLFNLSPTDLLKEMQQTDHLLSDAIRESRKLSHKLMPSILEDFGLKAALDDICNQFQLAIVIRTTYTGLEKKWDNYIEVAIYRVVQELMMNVIKHAEATRINLTINANEEVILIQVDDNGKGFDQELVLNKGIGLKAIRNKANLLNGCMAVNSVIGKGTVISVLLPNVIN; encoded by the coding sequence ATGATCAGTACTTCTCCATCAAAAGACCTTAGCTTATCTGGTGTTTCCAGCCCAGAATATATTTTGAATTTAATCGATGTAGCTTGTTTTCAGTTAGATGTTAATAGTGTTTTTTTATATGGGAATAAAAAGGCGGTTTCACTTTTTAAAATGGGAGATGCCGCGTTTTTAGGTACAAACGCCTGGACTTTTTTCGATAAAAACGCTTGTGAAGAAGCTTTTCAGGCCATTCAAAAAGCAATTTTAAAAAGAGAAGTAACAATTACAGAATATTTCTGCAATCAGGCTGAAATATGGATTTCACTTCATGCCATCCCTTCTGAAACCGGAGTAGTTTTAATGTTTACCGAGATCAATGAAATTACCAAAGCCAGACTGCAGCTACTGGAAGAACAGCGCCGTTTGAAATTGGCTCAGGAACTGGGTAATATCGGCTACTTTGAAGGCCTCAGTAAAACCGATCCCCTTTATTTAAGTGACGAACTGTACCGGATCTATGGTTATCAGCCAAAAGAGAAGCTGTTTGATTTTGAACTGCTCTGTTCCTATTTTCATCCAGACGACCAAAACCTAGTGAGGCAAACATTTGAAGAACATCGACAGGAAAAATGTGCTTTTGAGCATAGCTGCCGTATAATTACTGCGCAGAAGGAAACGAAGATGATCCACATGAAAATGGAATTTTTGCTGGACATTACTACCGGCCTGACTCGTTTTTATGGGGTAATTCAAGATGTTACTGTACATCATCTTACAAAAGCAGAACTGAAAGAAAGTAAAGACTTGATTGAATCTGTGTTCAACGCTAGTTTGCTGGGCGTATCCTTGTTAAAACCAATTAGGAATACTGATGGAGATATTGTCGATTTTCGAATCGAAATGATGAGCCGGGAATTGGAAAAGGAAGCAGGACGGGGAGATTTGATTGGTAGACATTATTTAACTGAATTTCCTGGTGTAAAGCCCTCAGGATTGTTTGATGTGATGTTAAAGGTAATGGAGACTTCCATTCCTCAGCAAACCGAATATCATTACAACTATGATGGGTTTGATGCCTGGTTCTCCAGTATGTTTGTGAAAATGGAAGACGGGTTAGTTGTGACCAATGTAAATATTACTACCCGTAAAATTGCCGAACAGGAGCAGTCGAAAAATCTGATGATTCTGGAACAATCTGAAGAACTGGCTAAAATTGGAAGTTGGGAATACGACTTGAGCTCTGGAGCCTTTAGCTGGTCTGAAGGAATGTACCAGCTTTTTAAGCTGGAGCATACGGACGTTCCAGTACCGGAAATTTACCTTCAATATGCGGCACCAGAACATACTGATGCAGCAGAGAAAATTATTGAACTCATGAAGGCTGGTACCTCTGGTTTTGAAGAAAGTCTTGAGATTTTAGTAGGAAAGATCCCGAAGGTCCTGAAAATAAAAGCTTCCATACACCGTGATGAAAATGGAAGGCCATTGAAGGTGTTAGGGGTAGATATAGACATGACGATGCAAGTTGAGCTTTTCAGAAAGAATGAATTGCTGCAAAAGGAAATTTTCAGGACGATTCTAGGGACACAGCAGGCAGAGCGTAAGCGGATAGCCGAGGATCTGCATAATGGACTTGGGCAGCTGTTGTATGGTGTAAAGCTAAGCTTAGCTAAAAATATGCTCAATCTCTTTAATTTAAGTCCGACGGATCTTTTAAAAGAAATGCAGCAAACCGATCATTTATTGTCTGATGCCATTAGAGAGAGCCGAAAGCTATCTCATAAACTCATGCCATCGATACTCGAAGATTTTGGATTAAAAGCCGCATTGGATGATATCTGCAATCAATTTCAACTGGCAATTGTTATTCGTACCACTTATACCGGATTAGAAAAAAAATGGGATAACTATATAGAAGTTGCGATATATAGAGTGGTTCAGGAATTGATGATGAATGTAATCAAGCATGCAGAAGCTACGCGAATTAACCTAACCATTAATGCCAATGAGGAGGTAATCCTTATCCAGGTGGATGATAATGGAAAAGGATTTGATCAGGAATTGGTATTGAATAAGGGAATTGGGCTGAAAGCAATTAGAAACAAGGCAAATCTCTTAAACGGTTGTATGGCTGTTAATTCGGTTATAGGAAAAGGAACGGTAATTTCGGTCCTACTTCCGAATGTAATAAATTAA
- a CDS encoding 3-keto-disaccharide hydrolase produces MNLNRAILTTTLILGTISISNAQEAKHEDTEFYTPVPPIVSPAKVIGNAPGDAIVLFDGKNMDQWVMTDDRSKPATWKVSKGAFTVDKHSGNIETKQSFNNYQLHLEWQVPANISGEGQARGNSGLFLASIGKGDLGYELQILDAYNNPTYTNGMAGSIYKQTTPLVNPSKKPGEWQTYDVIWTAPVFETDGTLKSPAKVTVLFNGVLVQNNFELKGPTQYVGLPAYRKAHGASPIKLQAHGDKSEPLSFRNIWIREL; encoded by the coding sequence ATGAACTTAAATAGAGCCATCTTAACTACTACTTTGATCCTTGGAACAATCAGTATCAGCAACGCACAGGAAGCTAAGCATGAGGACACCGAATTTTACACCCCTGTTCCACCCATAGTTAGTCCTGCAAAAGTAATCGGAAATGCTCCTGGGGATGCCATTGTCCTTTTTGACGGAAAGAATATGGACCAATGGGTGATGACCGACGATCGCAGTAAACCTGCTACCTGGAAAGTTAGCAAAGGGGCATTTACCGTGGACAAGCACAGTGGAAACATTGAAACCAAGCAATCTTTCAACAATTACCAGCTGCATTTAGAATGGCAGGTTCCAGCGAATATCTCTGGTGAAGGACAAGCGCGCGGGAATAGCGGTCTTTTCCTGGCCTCTATTGGAAAGGGAGATTTGGGTTATGAACTGCAGATATTAGATGCTTATAACAACCCAACGTATACAAATGGAATGGCAGGCAGCATTTACAAGCAAACTACTCCATTGGTTAATCCTTCAAAAAAACCAGGAGAATGGCAAACTTATGATGTCATCTGGACTGCGCCGGTATTTGAAACTGACGGTACATTGAAAAGCCCGGCAAAGGTAACTGTGCTATTTAATGGTGTACTTGTCCAAAATAATTTTGAGCTAAAAGGACCTACTCAATATGTAGGATTACCTGCTTACCGTAAAGCACATGGTGCCTCTCCTATAAAATTACAGGCACATGGTGATAAAAGTGAGCCTTTAAGTTTCCGTAACATCTGGATCAGAGAACTATAA
- a CDS encoding helix-turn-helix domain-containing protein yields MNTKSKFELEIVRKVRTIRKERNKGQTYIAMVLKVSDGYIGQIEGERWPAMYTYDQLNKIAIDFGCSPQDFIPNESIIENYS; encoded by the coding sequence ATGAATACAAAATCGAAATTTGAATTGGAAATTGTCCGTAAAGTACGGACGATCAGAAAAGAAAGAAACAAAGGGCAAACCTATATTGCCATGGTTTTGAAAGTTTCCGATGGCTACATAGGACAAATAGAAGGAGAAAGGTGGCCAGCGATGTACACCTATGATCAACTCAACAAAATCGCGATAGATTTCGGATGTAGTCCCCAGGATTTTATCCCCAATGAAAGTATCATTGAAAACTATAGCTGA
- a CDS encoding RNA polymerase sigma factor, translating into MSTTTIDFNFQLWSYKDNLRSFALAFTQNDDDADDLVQDTMLKAIRYEKNFKHGTNLKGWLYMILRNTFINSYRRRNLAKTFMNFGVDITTTGAALGASHNTGVGKCIMNDIHSALGKLQPQYYTPFVKYFEGYKYHEIAKELNIPIGTVKTRIHVARGLLKNELKSYQDQFFSNGTPV; encoded by the coding sequence ATGAGCACAACCACAATCGATTTTAACTTTCAACTATGGAGCTATAAGGATAATTTAAGATCTTTCGCTCTGGCATTTACACAGAATGATGATGATGCCGACGACTTGGTTCAGGACACCATGCTTAAAGCAATTCGTTATGAAAAGAACTTTAAGCACGGTACGAATTTGAAAGGTTGGTTATACATGATTCTACGGAATACCTTTATTAACAGCTACAGGCGTAGAAACCTGGCTAAAACTTTTATGAATTTTGGGGTCGACATCACGACCACTGGCGCAGCGTTAGGTGCGTCCCACAATACCGGGGTAGGGAAGTGTATCATGAACGATATTCACAGTGCACTTGGAAAATTGCAGCCTCAATACTACACACCTTTCGTAAAATACTTTGAAGGTTATAAATACCATGAAATTGCAAAGGAATTAAATATTCCGATAGGAACCGTGAAAACAAGAATTCACGTGGCTAGAGGTCTGTTGAAAAATGAGCTGAAATCATATCAGGATCAGTTTTTTAGTAATGGTACGCCGGTCTGA
- a CDS encoding cold-shock protein has protein sequence MQRGTVKFFNATKGFGFIVPEDGSAEVFVHSSGLKEPIRENDSVSYEVAQGKKGLNAINVRKS, from the coding sequence ATGCAAAGAGGAACAGTAAAATTTTTTAATGCGACTAAAGGATTCGGGTTTATTGTTCCTGAAGATGGAAGTGCCGAAGTATTCGTACACTCTTCAGGGCTAAAAGAACCTATCCGTGAAAATGACAGCGTAAGTTACGAGGTCGCTCAAGGTAAAAAAGGCTTGAATGCTATCAATGTAAGAAAAAGTTAA
- a CDS encoding response regulator transcription factor — MLQVLLVEDHNIVRNGIKMLLETDKDINVVAEAENGVEALAFLATGKKVDIILADINMPELDGMMLLKELKSMNITSSMVMLSMHDNEKYVIQAFEAGAMGYLLKNVSAEELIFSLKHVNSGGKYLCSELAMRMLEKCSQNATRSMDFPEVSHDFSDREIEILTLIAEGLTNSEISEKLFISKRTVEGHRQGLIEKTGSRNTAALIHYAILNGLIH; from the coding sequence ATGTTACAGGTATTATTAGTAGAGGATCACAATATTGTTAGAAATGGCATTAAAATGCTGTTAGAGACGGATAAAGACATCAATGTCGTTGCAGAAGCTGAAAATGGGGTAGAAGCATTGGCATTTCTGGCTACGGGAAAGAAAGTAGACATTATACTCGCCGACATCAATATGCCGGAATTAGATGGAATGATGTTGCTGAAGGAGTTGAAGAGCATGAATATTACCTCATCGATGGTCATGCTTTCTATGCATGACAATGAAAAATATGTGATACAAGCTTTTGAAGCAGGTGCTATGGGGTATTTATTAAAGAATGTGAGTGCAGAAGAATTGATATTTTCTTTAAAGCATGTCAATTCCGGAGGAAAATACCTGTGTTCAGAATTAGCCATGAGAATGCTGGAGAAATGTAGTCAAAATGCAACAAGAAGTATGGACTTTCCCGAAGTAAGTCATGATTTTTCTGATCGGGAAATTGAAATACTGACTTTGATCGCTGAAGGGTTGACTAACAGTGAAATATCTGAAAAATTATTCATTAGTAAAAGAACAGTAGAAGGACACCGCCAAGGCTTAATAGAAAAAACTGGATCTAGAAATACTGCAGCCTTGATTCATTATGCCATATTGAATGGATTGATTCACTAA